In a genomic window of Bradyrhizobium sp. LLZ17:
- a CDS encoding response regulator encodes MRMNTEPKKRDVALVVDDSPETLRLLTDALDGAGMTVMVALDGAAAMRIVEQITPDIVLLDAVMPGIDGFETCRRLKRDAGFANIPVIFMTGLAETEHIVRGLEAGGVDYVAKPIVIEEMLARIRVHLGNARLTQSARAALDVSGRFLFAVNRKGNLLWATPQAQKLLADHQGAQADDDFVLPPSLLQWLEQAKSKGSSKSQPASLPDNAQLRLYYVGETAPNEFLLRLSREAGTALPPEYTSELGLTTREGEVLAWLSKGKTNRDIAQILGLSPRTVDKHLEQIYAKLGVENRTAAAAIATNAMRRNS; translated from the coding sequence ATGCGTATGAACACTGAGCCGAAAAAGCGCGACGTCGCGTTGGTCGTCGACGATTCTCCGGAGACGCTGCGGCTGCTCACCGACGCGCTCGATGGCGCGGGGATGACGGTGATGGTCGCGCTCGACGGCGCGGCCGCAATGCGCATCGTCGAACAGATCACGCCCGACATCGTGCTGCTCGACGCCGTGATGCCCGGCATTGACGGATTCGAGACCTGCCGGCGCCTGAAGCGCGATGCGGGGTTCGCCAATATTCCCGTGATCTTCATGACGGGCCTGGCCGAAACCGAGCATATCGTGCGCGGACTTGAAGCCGGCGGCGTCGACTACGTCGCCAAGCCAATCGTGATCGAGGAGATGCTGGCGCGCATTCGCGTCCATCTCGGCAATGCGCGGCTGACCCAGAGCGCGCGTGCGGCGCTCGATGTCTCCGGACGCTTCCTGTTCGCGGTCAACCGCAAGGGAAACCTGCTCTGGGCGACCCCGCAGGCGCAGAAGCTGCTTGCCGATCACCAAGGCGCGCAGGCCGATGACGACTTCGTGCTGCCGCCATCTCTGCTGCAATGGCTGGAGCAGGCGAAAAGCAAGGGCAGCTCGAAGTCGCAGCCGGCCTCCCTGCCCGACAATGCGCAACTCCGGCTCTACTACGTCGGCGAGACCGCGCCGAACGAGTTCCTGCTGCGGCTCTCCCGGGAGGCCGGCACTGCGCTGCCGCCCGAATACACCAGCGAACTCGGCCTCACCACCCGCGAGGGCGAGGTGCTGGCGTGGCTCAGCAAAGGCAAGACCAACCGGGACATCGCGCAGATCCTGGGATTGAGCCCGCGCACCGTCGACAAGCATCTGGAGCAGATTTACGCGAAGCTTGGCGTGGAAAACAGGACGGCGGCCGCGGCCATTGCCACGAACGCGATGCGCAGGAATTCGTAA